The DNA region CAGAATCCCGCATTCCTGCAGGCGACCATCGGTGCAAACAGATTCGTCACCTCGGGCCAGGTGACGCCGGCCTCCTTCACTCCGCTCAACAGCCTTATCGGCAACTTCCCCATCTCGGATAAGACCGAGATTTATTCGCTGCGTCTGGACCACAAGCTCACCACGAACCAGCAATTGATGCTCCGCGGTAGTGTCAGCCCAAGCTTTATCAGCGGCATCCAGGAGAGTGCCGCCAACCAGAATCTAGGCGAAAACTCTTTCTCTCGCACTGCCACGCAGACGTACCACGACTACTCCATCGTCGGTCAGCACACCGTCACCCTTGGTTCGAACAAGATCAATGAACTCCACATCCAGTTCGCCCGCCATCCGGTTCGGTTTGCCAACTCTCCCTCGCCCGGCGGCAGTGGCGTGGCTGTCAATATCCCCGGCTTCGGCTACTTCGGCAAGACCCCTTTCTCTGTAGTCGACCGCATCGAGTATCAGACTCAGCTTCAGGACAACTTCACTTACACCCGCGGTGCCCACACCTTCAAGATCGGCATCGACCTCCGCTATATCCCCATCAATTTGAAGCAGGGACAGCTGTACGGTGGTGGTGACTACACCTTCGCCGGCCTCAACTCGACAGACATCTCGCCCCAGTTGGCCGGCCTGCCCGGTTTCTCACCGATACAGGCGTACGGCCTCGGCATCCCCCAGTCCTTTGTGCAGGGCATTGGCATCACCCAGTTCTATTACGATTTGAAGGTTCTCGGCGCTTTCCTGGAGGACAGCTGGCGCATGACCAACAAACTCACGCTGAACGCAGGCATCCGCTACGACGTGGAGGCCTTCCCCACTAAGAGCGCGCTCAACGCCAACACCAACGCGGCCGAGCGAACCTATGGCGTTCGCGAGGGTATCCGCCTGCGGGACACTAACTTCGCGCCGCGTATCGGTCTCGCCTACGACCCACGCGGGGATGGCAAGACGGTAGTCCGCGCCAACTATGGCATATTCTATGACCGGGCCCCGGGAAATCTCGAGTCGCAATCCATGATCTTCAACTCCCACACGGTGCCCCTGGTCATCGTAGCCGGCGGAGCGCCCTGCACCGCGGCAAGCACCATCGGCCCTTTGAATCTGAACGCGACCAACACCTTCCAGGGCTCGCTCTCGAACGCTAACTGCCTCCCCGTCGCAGGCCTGAACTACCTACCCGGCCAGCAGCGATTCGACACCAACAATCCAGCCTCCCTCTTCGTCAATCAGACCTTCCTCTCCACCGGCTTCCCGCTCGCCATCCTCCCGTCCGGCCTGCCTGCGGATCTCAACTACGTCACCCCGTATGTCCAGCAGATATCCTTAGGGATCGAGCAGGACCTCGGCCACGACCTCTCCCTGAACATCGCCTTTAACTCCACCGCCGGCCGGCATCTCAACCGTCCCATCAACGTCAATCCCGTCAATCCGTCGCTGCTGGTTGCCAATTGGCGCAATGCCGTCGCAGCCGTCAACGCCGGAACCGCCTCCGTCCTGCCCGGAACTCCGCAGACCGCCGTAGCCAGCGGTACATCGAATCCCCTCACGGTCGCCACCGGCAGCGGCACCATTCCCTGCGGAGCCGGTCCCCGCGGCCCCTATGTAGCGCCGCCACTGCTCAATTTCTTTCGCAAGTCGGGCATGAACGCCTCGCTCGGCCCCTTCCTCGCCAGCCAGGGTGCAGGCGCGTGCGTCACCCTCGCTGGCCAGATCGCTACCGCGGACGGCCTCGGAGTTGGCCTCGCCGTCCCCTTCGGCGACATGTCGCCCAACCTCACCAGCGGGACATCCAGCTACAACGGCCTCAGCGTGAACCTCAGGAAGCGCTTCTCCTCCAAGTACGAGTTCCTCTTCAGCTACACCTGGTCGCACGCGATCGACGATTCCACCGATGTCGTCTCTACCTCCGATGCTCCGCAGAATAACTTCAACCCCAACGCCGAACGCAGCAACTCCACCTTCGACCAGCGCAACCGCTTCGTCCTCTCCGGGGTCTACAATTCCGGCCGCGTCGGTGGAACCGGCTTCGTCCCTGCCGTCTTCTCGGAAGTCGCGGTCGCTCCGATCTTCGAAATATCTTCCGGTCGTCCCTTCAACGTCCTCACCGGCACGGATACCAACTTCGACTTCGATCCCCTCACCGACCGCCCTAACGCCGTCCTGCCTGGTAGCGCGCCTACCAGCTGCGGCACCAGCCCTGTGCTCTCGAAATACTCGCCTACCGGAGCCTTCAATCTACCCTGCTACATCGACGCGCCAGCCAATGCTGGCATTGGCAGCAGCTTCTTCAACGGAACGCTCGGCCGCAACATCGCCACCAAGCCTTATACCGTCTTTACTGATCTCCGCATCGCCAAGGCATTCACCTTCTCACACGAGCTGTCGCTGCAACTCACGATGGACCTCTTCAACATCATCAATAAAAACAATACGCTGGACGTCAATCTGCTCTATACCGCCGCCGGTCAGGAAACCGCCGCCTCTGACATGCGGCAGTTCCAGTTCGGTGCAAGACTTTCCTTCTGACTGAATCGAGTTTCATCTGGTTGTTTTGAGAGTAGTCTCACGATTGGCCGGGGCAAACTCAGAAACCAGCGACGCTAACAAGGCTCCAAAATCTTTTTTACATGGTTCCCCCTTGGCTTAGACCCATGCGACTTGGCGCCAGCCCGGAACTCTGTAAGAACATCTTCTGGCGTCAATCTTCGCAGCGTCTCCAGTCCTAAAATGAGCACCAGCACGTCATCCACTTGACCAATGACCGGAATTGCTCGTGATTTCAAGATCCAGTCCGATTTCTCGTTGCCCTTTCACTGCTCGGAGGAGTTGATGTGCGTTCGTGCATATCCCCTGTCAAACCGCGCTTCTTATCTCGGTTTACACGCTTAGATTGGCGATTCAGTGC from Edaphobacter paludis includes:
- a CDS encoding TonB-dependent receptor domain-containing protein, with protein sequence MSTRKKRHLSMICLGAILTLVCIRTASLQAQSISTAQLSGTVRDQTGAVIPKAAVTATDESKGFSRSTASDDQGDYQLLLLPPGTYTVTATAPGFNTFVSKNVVLTTGEEAQLSLSLTVGSTETVTVTSGADIIETQRSSQSTTVDQMRINNLPINGRNYINFTLTNSQIARDAAPSIGAIPTSGLNFGGVRARSNSVNVDGADVGDYISGGTRSTVSQDAVQEFQIVTNGFVAEYGRAAGGVVNIVTKSGTNTTHGSAFGFLRNRYIQATNPFSTVYQPAYTRVQAGFTLGGAIKPDKTFYFFATEITRRQESGFSVIGRNNFNLTSIDVSRFYGVPAGALTVQGTAQQKSFLTAVPTATPGIQQYIALVGSSSSLALTGQNPAFLQATIGANRFVTSGQVTPASFTPLNSLIGNFPISDKTEIYSLRLDHKLTTNQQLMLRGSVSPSFISGIQESAANQNLGENSFSRTATQTYHDYSIVGQHTVTLGSNKINELHIQFARHPVRFANSPSPGGSGVAVNIPGFGYFGKTPFSVVDRIEYQTQLQDNFTYTRGAHTFKIGIDLRYIPINLKQGQLYGGGDYTFAGLNSTDISPQLAGLPGFSPIQAYGLGIPQSFVQGIGITQFYYDLKVLGAFLEDSWRMTNKLTLNAGIRYDVEAFPTKSALNANTNAAERTYGVREGIRLRDTNFAPRIGLAYDPRGDGKTVVRANYGIFYDRAPGNLESQSMIFNSHTVPLVIVAGGAPCTAASTIGPLNLNATNTFQGSLSNANCLPVAGLNYLPGQQRFDTNNPASLFVNQTFLSTGFPLAILPSGLPADLNYVTPYVQQISLGIEQDLGHDLSLNIAFNSTAGRHLNRPINVNPVNPSLLVANWRNAVAAVNAGTASVLPGTPQTAVASGTSNPLTVATGSGTIPCGAGPRGPYVAPPLLNFFRKSGMNASLGPFLASQGAGACVTLAGQIATADGLGVGLAVPFGDMSPNLTSGTSSYNGLSVNLRKRFSSKYEFLFSYTWSHAIDDSTDVVSTSDAPQNNFNPNAERSNSTFDQRNRFVLSGVYNSGRVGGTGFVPAVFSEVAVAPIFEISSGRPFNVLTGTDTNFDFDPLTDRPNAVLPGSAPTSCGTSPVLSKYSPTGAFNLPCYIDAPANAGIGSSFFNGTLGRNIATKPYTVFTDLRIAKAFTFSHELSLQLTMDLFNIINKNNTLDVNLLYTAAGQETAASDMRQFQFGARLSF